In Nitrosomonas stercoris, the genomic stretch CCAGAAGCCATGGTGCGCAATATGTCAGGCTCAGGGCCAACCCCCAAAGGAAACAAGCTCACAACAATGATAAAAAAGAATAAAACTGTCAGTACATCAGCACGTCGGCGCATTGCCAGCAGCAAATCCCGTTTAATGATCCACCCAATCATCGTGAATCAGGATAATGCTAAATGATGGACAGCCGTAGCTGTCATGTGAATTTCCTGGTGCGTGGTCATGATGACCATTCCCCCATTCTGTAAATTACGTTCCAGTATTTGTTTAATAAGCTCTACTGCCGCCACATCCAAAGCAGTCAACGGCTCATCCAAAATCCATAACTTGGTTTGTGTCACCAATAAACGGGCCAACGCTACGCGTCTGCGTTGTCCTTGTGACAATACTTTGGCAGGTAGCTGTTCACGCCCTGCTAATCCAATGCGTTCCAACGCATCTATTGCCTGTTCTTCATCGATTGCATCGCCTGCCAAGGCACAAGATATACGTAAATTTTCAACAGCGGTTAAGTCATCCTTGATTCCGCCTAAATGACCAAGATAAGTCAATATGCTGCGATAATTATCTTGCAATTCCTGAATATTTACTCCATCCCAGACAATTTCACCCTCATCAGGCAACGATAATCCGCACAGCAATCTCAACAAACTGGTTTTACCACTACCATTAGGCCCACCGACAAACATTAGCTCGCCCGGGTTAATTGAGAGGGAAACATTGCTGAAGAGTGTATGTTCCCCTCTCACACATTCGAGGTTCCTGGCTATCAGCATCTAAGGGTAGTCACGCTGCGGTTATAAAAGTTCCAGATTATAGCGTATTACTAATTGATAAGTGAGGTTGGCGGCCCAATATCGACACTCATCTTTACCAATCATTTAATTGACACGACTTCGATATTCTCGTGTTCGCGTATCAATTTCAATTTTGTCACCAATCGCGCAAAACAATGGTACTTGCAGCTCAAAACCAGTTGAAATTTTGGCAGATTTCATTACCTTACCGGAGGTATCACCTTTAACAGCTGGTTCAGTATAGATAATTTCGCGCACAACAGAATTCGGCATTTCAACTGAAATAGGCTTGCCATCATAAAAAACAACTTCACACGGCATCCCATCTTCCAGGAAATTAAGCACATCACTCATAGTCTCCTCTTCAATTTCATACTGATTGAATTCGGCATCCATGAATACATACATAGGACTAGCATGATAGGAGTAATTGACTTCTTTTTTATCCAGCTGAACCACTTCAAACTTATCATCTGCCTTATACACCGCTTCGCCCGGAGATCCAGTTAACAAATTTTTATATTTCATTTTTACCACGGAAGCATTGCGTCCAGATTTGGTGAATTCAGTTTTCAGTACGACCATCGGGTCTTTACCAAGCATAAATACATTACCAATACGGAGTTCTTGAGCTATTTTCATCTGTTCTAAACAATATAAGTCATGGAAAAAAAAGAACATTATACGTTGACTTGCCAAATAAAATAAATGCAGGAAGACTTACTTGTTCTGACAAAAATTTACTAAGTTGGTAGTCAAATCAGGCATACGTATCAGCCGATCCGCCCAAGCAACAGCATGTTGCCGTAGTACCTTATGGTAAACCCAGTAAGCATCCCAATCTAACGATTGATTACTATTCCAAGCCTGATGCAAAGCACGTAATGCTGCAGTTGGTTTTGCAGCTAATCCCTGACAATAAAGATCCAGAAAGGCTTGCAATTTTGGTAAATGTGCATTTTCCTGTTGTGGATAAATTTGCCAAATAATCGACCGAGCGGCCCACTGCGCACGTACAAAGGAATCTTCGCCACGCACAAAATTACAGTCACATGCCCATAGCAAGCGATCGTAATTTTCCTGCGATAAAAAGGGAATCACCTCAATAGTCAAACTACCACGTCGCATACGCTCACCCACTGTCAAGTGAGTTTTTCCTGCCCACTCAGCAACTTGCTCCGTCGCCACGCCTTGTGGCAACAAGCAGCGTACCGGATAGGACGAAGCTGCCCACGCTTCCAATAAATAGCTGATAGGTGCATGCGAATAACAAAATAACGAAACAACAATTTCATCTGTCGTCGGTTCATGCATGGCCAGTTCTTGCCATAATTTTGTACGATCTACCCGCAGCGCATCACGCTGTGCTAAAAGATTCGTCTCTCGTATCAATCCTCCTGTTTCCTTGGTGAATCCGGGGAAAAAGAAATACTTGGCCAATGGAAAATGAGGATGCGGAGAAGGTAGTTTATGGTAATCGGCCACCCACGATTCGGCCGATAAATACTCTAAGTTAATCCAGCAGCTATTAATCGACCTTTTTTCTGCATTTGTGGCCATTGTTGCGACATAGCTGGTTGGTAATTCACAACCAAATGCTTCAATGACCACATCCGCTGGCACAAGCTGTGGAAATGGTTCAGTCCACTGCATTACTTGTACATTTTGCACTGATTGCAATGCCAAACTATGATCAATTTCCGGACAGATTTGCTGTAGCACAGCCAAATTATCTACCAACAAACGTACCGTCATATCAAATTCAGTTGTCAGTTGACGTGCCAAGCGCCAGCAAACACCTGCATCGCCATAATTATCAATGACACGACAAAAAATATCCCAACGCACGATATTTACCGCTTATCTATTGAGAATAATCTTGTACCATTGTTTTTAGTCACGATCCCTCCATTTTTATCGAGAATACGACTATGAAAATCACCTTTTTTAGCACACAACCGTATGACCGAGAATCATTTCTTAAACACCAATCCGATTCAAGTGGTGAATTTGTCTTTCTGGAAGCAAAACTAACTGAGCGCACCGTATCGCTTGCTGAGGGTAGCAAAGTGGTATGTGTATTTGTCAATGACACACTCAACGCAAGTGTTATCCATCAGCTCTCTCAGCTAGGAGTTCAGCTTATTGCTCTGCGTTGCGCCGGTTTCAACAACGTTGATCTTGAAGCTGCCCACTCACACAATATTAAAGTAGTCCGTGTGCCCGCTTATTCTCCACACGCGGTTGCCGAACATACACTAGCCATGATCATGACGCTTAACCGCAAAACACATAAGGCCTACAATCGCGTTCGTGAACAAAACTTTGCCCTACACGGCTTGCTTGGTTTTGACCTCCACCAGAAAACAGTCGGTGTTATTGGTACCGGCCATATTGGGGAAGTGTTTTGCCGCATCCTGCACGGTTTCGGCTGCAAAATTCTTGCTTGCGATCCGATCAAAAAACCTGCTATCACAGCGATGGGCATTCCATATGTTGCTGCAGATGAGCTATTCACCCAATGCGATATTCTCTCTCTGCACTGCCCATTAAACGCAAGCACTCGTTATCTCATCAACAGCACGACAATTACACAAATGAAAACTGGTGTCATGTTAATCAATACCAGTCGCGGTGGATTAATTGACAGCCAGGCTGTCATTGCCGGATTAAAATCAGGAAAAATTGGCTATCTGGGGTTGGATGTTTACGAACAGGAAGCCGATCTCTTTTTTCAGAATCTCTCTGAACAAATTTTGCAGGATGACATCATTGCACGTCTCATGACTTTTCCTAATGTGCTAATTACTGCACATCAAGGTTTTTTTACTCAGGAAGCATTGGATCAAATTGCTCTCACCACCTTAAAAAACGTCGAGCAGTGGATACATGGTGAAGAGTTAATCAATGAAATTTGTATAAATAATACATAAACATGATAAATACTGAATTAATTTCCTGCTCTCTTGATTTAGTGTTCAATATTGTATTGTTATCATATTAATCGCATATTTGAGCAAAGAATTTACCAACTCATCTACATTTTTCAGCTGATGCGATTCTCCATCTTCATTTTTCCACGTAAAAATTTTCTCAAGTATTTTTACCATCCAACCGTTTATGGGAAAGCAATACTCTGGACGGACAAGTAAATATATTTAATTTACAAAAGCAAATTATTGATTTCCATAACAACAATCTCTCTGTCTCCAGAGTAAAAAATTACACATATCAAGATTTAAGCAAAGTTATTCAAGGAGCTATGTAATGGCAGAAAAAGATCTCAGATTTCTGGTAGTAGATGATTTTTCAACTATGCGCAGGATTATCCGCAACCTGCTTAAAGATCTTGGCTTCAACAATGTTGAGGAAGCCGAAGATGGTGTTATGGCTCTTAAAAAGCTACGTGACGGAGGAGGATTCGATTTTGTTGTTTCCGACTGGAATATGCCAAACATGGATGGTTTGACCATGTTGCAGAATATCCGGGCAGATGATGGATTGAAAGACATTCCTGTATTAATGGTCACTGCCGAAGCAAAAAAAGAAAATATTATTGCAGCGGCACAAGCGGGCGCAAATGGTTATATTGTCAAACCTTTTACTGCCGCCACACTGGATGAAAAACTTAATAAAATTCTACAAAATATGGCAGTGCATGCCTAAGCTACCCATCGCCTGACAAACAACTGTATATCCATGGCTGCACATAGCAACACAGATACCAGCAAGCATATTATTGATCGGCTCGGACAGCTGACGAAAACGCTACACAATTGCCTGTCCGAGCTTGGTCACAATCAACGGCTACAACAAGTCAACCTTGAAGTAGCCAACAGCAAAGACGGGTTAGCTTATGTTATTGATCAAACCACACAAGCAGCGGAATGTTCTCTGTCAGCAATAGAACATACCCAACCCATCGTTCAGCAGCTGACTGAACACGCTGCTCAGTTACACACGCTATGGCAGCAAATCCCGGATGCGGCAGTTACAACTGTTAAAAATCATCCGGATTTGAATAATCTGTACCAGCAAACACTTAGTTTTCTGGATGGAATCCCGGAACAAACTACTGCCGTACAAGTCCATCTTACTGAAATCATGCTGGCACAGAATTTCCATGATCTGACAGGCCAGGTCATACAAAAAATTGCCCGCGTCATTGAAATGATTGAACAAGAGATACAGCAGCTGCTTACCGAGGAAGATCTAGAGAAAAAAATAACAGCAGAACAGAAAAATAGTTTGCTGAATGGGCCTGTCATCAATCCACATCAACAACATGATGTTTGCACTGACCAAGATCAGATTGATGATCTATTTACCAAGCTATCACCCTAAAAATTGCTACAAGATTTTAAAAATCAATCTTCATAAAATGTAACTTTACCCGTATCCACATCGTACATACCACCAATCAAGGCTATTTCGTTGTTTTTCAACATTTCGGCCAGTACCTGACTGCGTTGGGGGATTTCACTAATCACGTGATGCACATTCAATCGTCCCACATCCTTCATAAATGCAGCATCCGACAAATCACACTCTGGTTTCTCTGAAGTAGCCGCATCAATTGCAGGGCGCAATTTATCCAATAAAGCTGTCAAATTTCCTAATTTGACATGCTGACACGCCCCTTCAACAGCACCACATTTGGTATGCCCCAGGATGACAATTACCTTGGAACCAGCTAATCGACAAGAAAACTCCATACTGCCCAATATATCGTCATTCAAGATATTACCGGCAATCCTGCAACTGAAAATATCACCCAATCCTTGATCAAATATTAATTCTGCCGAAGTGCGAGAATCAATACAGCTTAAAATCACTGCAAAAGGATATTGTCCATCGCAAGTTTCGTTAATTTGTTGTAACAAGTTCCGATTCAATTTGAGGTTATCAACAAAACGCTGATTCCCATCTTTCAGCAGCTGCACCGCCATCTCAGGCGATAAATCTGACTGCATCTCTTTAGTGAGTGTTCTCATTTTTTATTGGCTAATTGAAAAATTTAATTATGCAGCAAATACAGCTCAATAATATTTCAAGGCTGTAAGTTTATTTAAAACACAAACTATTTAGCTGAATTTCTTAGTAGAACCAGAGTGGCACCACTCCCGCCTTGGCTAGATTGAGCTTGACAAAAAGCAAGTACCTCATTGATCTGCAGCAGCCATTTTCCCACTTGCTTTTTCAGGATTGGCTTACGATCTTTTGAACTCAATCCTCTACCATGAATCACTCGCACACAACGGTAACCTCGTCGTAGCACATTATCCAAAAACGCCACTAACATTTGATACGCTTCATTTCGATTCAAACCATGCAGATCGACCTCATCCTGTATTGGCCAATAGCCGCGGCGCAATCTACGTAAAATATTGCGTTGCAAACCAGGACGAACAAAAGACCATTTTTCACCCTCCAGTATAATTGGCTGATCTTCGGGAAAATGATCTTGAAAAGATGGCTGAATACTCAGATCAGATTGAACAGATGATGGATGCTTGACACGGTTAACATGCATATTGGTTGCGCGAGTCAACACAACTTTATTGGTTTTCGCTAGCGGTCGCACACCTTGCATTGCTTCACGGAACAAAGTGACTTCATCACCACTGATTTTTTCGCCAGAAGGCGACGCAGTGTTTTCCTCCTCTGTATACCAATGAGTAGGTAAAAAGTCCATATTAAGTTAATTGATCCAAATATCTTTCTGCATCCAAAGCAGCCATACAACCGGTGCCCGCACTCGTAACAGCCTGGCGATAAACATGATCTTGCACATCACCTGCTGCGAATACGCCAGGAATACTGGTCGCTGTTGCATTACCTTCACTGCCACCATAAGTAGTAATATAACCATTCTTCATATCCAGCTGCCCCTGAAACAGATCAGTGTTTGGATGATGGCCAATTGCAATGAACACGCCCTGTAAATCCAGATCTTGTGTAGTACCATCTTTTGTGTGGCGAATACGCATTCCGGTTACGCCGCTATCATCTCCTAATACTTCCTCCAGCACATGATCCAATGCCAGTTCGATCTGACCACTTCCCACCTTTTCCATCAATTTATCAATCATGATCTTTTCTGAACGGAATTGATCACGCCGATGTACTAACGTCACCTTGCGAGCAATATTTGCGAGATATAGCGCCTCCTCCACTGCAGTATTACCGCCACCAATCACCGCTACTTCCTGGTTTTTATAAAAAAAACCATCACAGGTTGCACAAGCAGAAACGCCTTTTCCCATAAAAGCTTCTTCTGAAGGCAAGCCAAGATATTTAGCTGATGCACCTGTGGCAATAATTAACGCATCACAGGTATAGGTTGCCTGATCTCCAATCAGCTCAAACGGTTGTGCGGATAATTTAGCCGTATGGATGTGATCAAAGATAATTTCTGTCTGAAAACGCTCGGCATGCTTTTGAAAGCGTTCCATCAGTTCTGGGCCTTGCACGCCCATCGCATCTGCCGGCCAGTTATCTACATCAGTGGTGGTTGTTAGCTGGCCACCTTGTGTCATCCCGGTAATTAATACTGGATTGAGATTGGCACGAGCACCATAAACAGCCGCGGTATAGCCCGCCGGACCGGATCCTAAAATCAGTAATTTGCAATGTTTGGTTGTTGTCATAGATCAATAGAAATATCAAATATTTAAAAATACGGAATTAAAGCTTACGCTCTACCCAATCTGTTACGCTTGCGAGTGCTTGAGGCAATTTTTCTGGCTGAGTACCGCCAGCTTGCGCCATATCAGCGCGCCCCCCACCCTTGCCACCCACCTGCTGCGCAACAAAATTGATTAACTCGCCTGCTTTAAGCTTCGTCGTCAAATCGTCTGTCACTCCTGCAACCAGCATGACTTTGCCGGAATCAACGGTACCTAGTACCACCACACACGGTTTCAGCTGATTTTTAAAATTATCCAGTGTTTCCCGCAGTGTTCTGACATTAACGTTCTCTAATAACGTTGCCAGCACGCGGATTCCCTTAATTTCCTGTGCCTGTTCAGCTAAAGTAGCACTTTGGGCACCAGCAAGTTTTGACTGCAAAGCAGCAATTTCCTTCTCAACTTGACGTACATGCTCCAATACCTGTGTCAATTTCGAAGCAGCTTCATGCGGTGCTACCTTGAGCACATCAGCAACCTGACGCAATTGCCGTTCCTGTTGTTGCGTATAAGCTAATGCCGCTTCACCCGTTACAGCTTCAATTCTCCGAATACCTGCTGCCACACCAGACTCTGCGACGATCCGAAAAAAACCGATATCACCGCTATGGCGTACATGGGTACCCCCACACAATTCGGTTGAAAAATTGCCCATGGATACGACACGCACAGTATCGCCATATTTTTCACCAAATAATGCCATCGCCCCTTGTTTTACCGCCTCATCATAAGCCATCGATGCTGTCGCTACTTGATGATTTCTACGGATATGTGTATTCACAAGATTTTCCACCCGATGAATTTCATCAGCCTGCATGGCGCCATGATGAGAAAAATCAAAACGTAGTCTATCTGCGTCAACCAGCGACCCCTTTTGTGTAACATGCTCACCCAATACTTGACGTAATGCAGCGTGTAACAAATGTGTTGCTGAATGATTATGAGCTGTGTTAATTCGTGTAACTGGATCGACCTTGGCCATAATCTGATCCCCTGCGACCAGGCGACCACTACTCAACAATCCGGAGTGCCCAAATACATTGGCTTGAATCTTTTGTGTGTCTTCTACCGTAAAAGTGCCATGACTGGACAATAATTCCCCTTTATCGCCAGTTTGCCCGCCTGATTCCGCATAAAAAGGAGTTTGATCCAACACAACCACCGCCTCTTCCCCAGCTTCCACAAAATCTACACGGCTTCCTTCCTTATATAAGGCTAGAATATGTGCTTCGTGCTGCAATGTTTCATAGCCATGAAACTCAGTTGGCAATCCCGCATATTCAAGCCCTGTCTGCATGGTAAATTTGCCACTGGCACGTGCACGTTCTCGCTGTGCAGTCATGCACACTTCAAACCCTTCCAGATCAACCCCAATACCCCGTTCGCGCGCCATATCAGCAGTCAAATCAACTGGAAAACCAAAAGTATCATATAGACGAAATACAACCTCACCTGATAGCACATCACCAGTTTGCTCCAATGCTGTTTCCAGCACTTCCATACCGTTTTCCAGCGTTTCGGCAAAACGCTCCTCTTCTTGCTTGATAACAGCAGCAACCTGCTGCTGAGCCGCCATTAACTCTGGATAAGCCTGCCCCATTACATCCACCAGATCTTCCACTAACAAATAAAAGAACGGCTGTTTTTTCCCAAGTCGATACCCATGCCGGATAGCACGCCGCAGAATACGCCGCAACACATAACCCCTTCCTTCATTGTCAGGAATGATGCCATCCGTAATCAGAAATGCACAGGAGCGAATATGATCAGCAATAACCTTCAACGAATTATTTGATAAATCCTGCGCGCCAGTTACTCTGGCAGCCGCTTTAATCAAACTTTGAAACAAATCAATTTCGTAGTTGCTATGCACTTGCTGCATTACCGCCGCAATACGCTCCAAGCCCATACCGGTATCAACGGATGGTTTAGGCAATGGATGCAATTTGCCCTTGGCATCACGGTTATACTGCATGAATACCAGATTCCATATTTCAACATAGCGATCACCATCCGCCTGCTCTGATCCCGGCGGGCCGCCTGCAACTTCTGGCCCATGGTCATAAAAAATTTCAGAACAAGGGCCACACGGTCCTGTGTCTCCCATTTGCCAGAAATTATCTGCCGTGGAAATTCGCACAAAGCGAGCCGGATCTACCTCTACTTCGTTCAGCCAGATATCTGCTGCTTCATCATCTTCGGCGTAAACTGTTACCCATAATTTATCCTGAGGAATATTCAACGAACCAGTCAAAAACTCCCAGGCGAACAAGATGGCATTGCGTTTGAAATAATCACCAAAGCTGAAATTACCCAGCATTTCAAAAAAAGTATGATGGCGCGTGGTATAGCCTACGTTTTCCAAGTCATTATGCTTGCCGCCGGCGCGCACACAACGTTGCGAACTCGTAGCACGTATATAAGAGCGCTTATCCTGACCAAGAAATACATCCTTAAATTGCACCATGCCCGCATTGGTGAACAACAAGGTGGGATCATTCTCTGGCACCAATGAACTGGATGGGATCACCACATGCCCATGCGATTCAAAAAAATCAAGAAATTTTTGCCTGATTTCACTACTCTTCATCCTAAAAACCTTATGATTTAATTATCCATCTCCAGAGAATCGTCCAACACCTTGCTTACCACTTCAAAAGGAAATCCTTTTCCCAGCAAATAACGAATTTGCTGGTTACGCTCTCCAGAAGAAGAAGGTGCTGTCCCAAATTTCTTGTTCCATAACGCATATGCACTGGAAAATTCCACTTGTTTAAAATTCTTTATTGTATCGTCAATAATATGCTCGGCGATTCCCTTCATCTGTAACTCATAACGCAAACGCTTGCTACCGTATTTGCGACCACGTACATGCACCATCTGCTCAGCGGCTCTTTCATCCGATAGAAAATTCTGCTGTTCCAGTTTATCCAGCACATGCTTGATTTCATCAACAGCATATTCACAATCAGATAACTTTTTCTCAAGTTCCATGCGTGAATATTCCCGTCGAGCCAAATAACGCAAAGCACGAGCATACAAACTCATTGTTAGGATTTATCTGGTGTAGCTGCCTCAGCAGTAGCTGTAGTCGCCTCAACCAACCCAACCGCCTCGCGAATCTTATGTTCGATCTCCTGCGCAAGTTCTTGGTGTGTTTTCAGATAATCACGTACGTTATCCCTACCTTGGCCAATCTTTTCATTGTTATAGGAATACCAAGCACCCGCTTTCTCGACAAGCTTATGTAGCACGCCCAACTCGATAATCTCGCTTTCCCGCGAAATACCCTCGCCATACAAAATGGCAAACTCTGCCTGCTTAAATGGAGGTGCCACCTTGTTTTTAACCACTTTGACACGCGTCTCGTTGCCGACAATTTCATCTCCCCGCTTGATCGAACCAGTACGACGAATATCCAAACGCACCGAAGCATAAAATTTCAGGGCGTTGCCGCCAGTCGTTGTTTCCGGGTTACCAAACATCACGCCGATCTTCATGCGAATTTGATTAATAAAAACCACCATGGTATTGGTGCGTTTGATGTTGGCTGTCAGCTTACGTAACGCTTGTGACATCAATCTGGCCTGCAATCCCATTTGCGGCTCCCCCATTTCCCCTTCAATTTCTGCGCGAGGAGTCAGTGCTGCCACGGAATCGACTACCACAATATCAACTGAACCAGATCGAACCAGCATATCGGTAATTTCCAGCGCTTGTTCGCCATTATCTGGCTGAGAAATCAGCAAATCTTGCACATTGACCCCAATTTTCTGTGCATATTGCGGATCCAACGCATGTTCTGCGTCAATAAAGGCAGCTGTCCCACCCAGCTTCTGCATCTCTGCGATAGCTTGCAACGTCAACGTCGTTTTTCCGGAAGATTCCGGACCATAGATCTCAATAATCCGGCCCCGTGGCAATCCTCCCACCCCCAGCGCAATATCCAGGCTTAACGAACCGGTGGAAACCACCTGAATATCTCGCGCCACATCGCTATCACCCAATCGCATGATTGAGCCTTTGCCATACTGCTTTTCAATTTGTGCCAACGCCGCTGCAAGAGCTTTGTTTTTATTTTCGTCCATAATCATCCTCAAAAAAGACAAGTGAAATTATCGCATATTCAACCCATAAGAATCCGTTCGGGGCTTACAGCGCTGGAAAAAT encodes the following:
- a CDS encoding cytochrome c biogenesis ATP-binding export, which codes for MFVGGPNGSGKTSLLRLLCGLSLPDEGEIVWDGVNIQELQDNYRSILTYLGHLGGIKDDLTAVENLRISCALAGDAIDEEQAIDALERIGLAGREQLPAKVLSQGQRRRVALARLLVTQTKLWILDEPLTALDVAAVELIKQILERNLQNGGMVIMTTHQEIHMTATAVHHLALS
- a CDS encoding elongation factor P, which produces MFFFFHDLYCLEQMKIAQELRIGNVFMLGKDPMVVLKTEFTKSGRNASVVKMKYKNLLTGSPGEAVYKADDKFEVVQLDKKEVNYSYHASPMYVFMDAEFNQYEIEEETMSDVLNFLEDGMPCEVVFYDGKPISVEMPNSVVREIIYTEPAVKGDTSGKVMKSAKISTGFELQVPLFCAIGDKIEIDTRTREYRSRVN
- a CDS encoding D-lactate dehydrogenase, with product MKITFFSTQPYDRESFLKHQSDSSGEFVFLEAKLTERTVSLAEGSKVVCVFVNDTLNASVIHQLSQLGVQLIALRCAGFNNVDLEAAHSHNIKVVRVPAYSPHAVAEHTLAMIMTLNRKTHKAYNRVREQNFALHGLLGFDLHQKTVGVIGTGHIGEVFCRILHGFGCKILACDPIKKPAITAMGIPYVAADELFTQCDILSLHCPLNASTRYLINSTTITQMKTGVMLINTSRGGLIDSQAVIAGLKSGKIGYLGLDVYEQEADLFFQNLSEQILQDDIIARLMTFPNVLITAHQGFFTQEALDQIALTTLKNVEQWIHGEELINEICINNT
- a CDS encoding chemotaxis protein CheY, yielding MAEKDLRFLVVDDFSTMRRIIRNLLKDLGFNNVEEAEDGVMALKKLRDGGGFDFVVSDWNMPNMDGLTMLQNIRADDGLKDIPVLMVTAEAKKENIIAAAQAGANGYIVKPFTAATLDEKLNKILQNMAVHA
- a CDS encoding protein phosphatase CheZ, with product MAAHSNTDTSKHIIDRLGQLTKTLHNCLSELGHNQRLQQVNLEVANSKDGLAYVIDQTTQAAECSLSAIEHTQPIVQQLTEHAAQLHTLWQQIPDAAVTTVKNHPDLNNLYQQTLSFLDGIPEQTTAVQVHLTEIMLAQNFHDLTGQVIQKIARVIEMIEQEIQQLLTEEDLEKKITAEQKNSLLNGPVINPHQQHDVCTDQDQIDDLFTKLSP
- a CDS encoding carbonic anhydrase 2, which translates into the protein MRTLTKEMQSDLSPEMAVQLLKDGNQRFVDNLKLNRNLLQQINETCDGQYPFAVILSCIDSRTSAELIFDQGLGDIFSCRIAGNILNDDILGSMEFSCRLAGSKVIVILGHTKCGAVEGACQHVKLGNLTALLDKLRPAIDAATSEKPECDLSDAAFMKDVGRLNVHHVISEIPQRSQVLAEMLKNNEIALIGGMYDVDTGKVTFYED
- a CDS encoding putative DNA endonuclease SmrA — translated: MDFLPTHWYTEEENTASPSGEKISGDEVTLFREAMQGVRPLAKTNKVVLTRATNMHVNRVKHPSSVQSDLSIQPSFQDHFPEDQPIILEGEKWSFVRPGLQRNILRRLRRGYWPIQDEVDLHGLNRNEAYQMLVAFLDNVLRRGYRCVRVIHGRGLSSKDRKPILKKQVGKWLLQINEVLAFCQAQSSQGGSGATLVLLRNSAK
- a CDS encoding glucosaminate ammonia-lyase, whose protein sequence is MTTTKHCKLLILGSGPAGYTAAVYGARANLNPVLITGMTQGGQLTTTTDVDNWPADAMGVQGPELMERFQKHAERFQTEIIFDHIHTAKLSAQPFELIGDQATYTCDALIIATGASAKYLGLPSEEAFMGKGVSACATCDGFFYKNQEVAVIGGGNTAVEEALYLANIARKVTLVHRRDQFRSEKIMIDKLMEKVGSGQIELALDHVLEEVLGDDSGVTGMRIRHTKDGTTQDLDLQGVFIAIGHHPNTDLFQGQLDMKNGYITTYGGSEGNATATSIPGVFAAGDVQDHVYRQAVTSAGTGCMAALDAERYLDQLT
- a CDS encoding alanine--tRNA ligase — encoded protein: MKSSEIRQKFLDFFESHGHVVIPSSSLVPENDPTLLFTNAGMVQFKDVFLGQDKRSYIRATSSQRCVRAGGKHNDLENVGYTTRHHTFFEMLGNFSFGDYFKRNAILFAWEFLTGSLNIPQDKLWVTVYAEDDEAADIWLNEVEVDPARFVRISTADNFWQMGDTGPCGPCSEIFYDHGPEVAGGPPGSEQADGDRYVEIWNLVFMQYNRDAKGKLHPLPKPSVDTGMGLERIAAVMQQVHSNYEIDLFQSLIKAAARVTGAQDLSNNSLKVIADHIRSCAFLITDGIIPDNEGRGYVLRRILRRAIRHGYRLGKKQPFFYLLVEDLVDVMGQAYPELMAAQQQVAAVIKQEEERFAETLENGMEVLETALEQTGDVLSGEVVFRLYDTFGFPVDLTADMARERGIGVDLEGFEVCMTAQRERARASGKFTMQTGLEYAGLPTEFHGYETLQHEAHILALYKEGSRVDFVEAGEEAVVVLDQTPFYAESGGQTGDKGELLSSHGTFTVEDTQKIQANVFGHSGLLSSGRLVAGDQIMAKVDPVTRINTAHNHSATHLLHAALRQVLGEHVTQKGSLVDADRLRFDFSHHGAMQADEIHRVENLVNTHIRRNHQVATASMAYDEAVKQGAMALFGEKYGDTVRVVSMGNFSTELCGGTHVRHSGDIGFFRIVAESGVAAGIRRIEAVTGEAALAYTQQQERQLRQVADVLKVAPHEAASKLTQVLEHVRQVEKEIAALQSKLAGAQSATLAEQAQEIKGIRVLATLLENVNVRTLRETLDNFKNQLKPCVVVLGTVDSGKVMLVAGVTDDLTTKLKAGELINFVAQQVGGKGGGRADMAQAGGTQPEKLPQALASVTDWVERKL
- a CDS encoding regulatory protein RecX, yielding MSLYARALRYLARREYSRMELEKKLSDCEYAVDEIKHVLDKLEQQNFLSDERAAEQMVHVRGRKYGSKRLRYELQMKGIAEHIIDDTIKNFKQVEFSSAYALWNKKFGTAPSSSGERNQQIRYLLGKGFPFEVVSKVLDDSLEMDN
- a CDS encoding protein RecA, translating into MDENKNKALAAALAQIEKQYGKGSIMRLGDSDVARDIQVVSTGSLSLDIALGVGGLPRGRIIEIYGPESSGKTTLTLQAIAEMQKLGGTAAFIDAEHALDPQYAQKIGVNVQDLLISQPDNGEQALEITDMLVRSGSVDIVVVDSVAALTPRAEIEGEMGEPQMGLQARLMSQALRKLTANIKRTNTMVVFINQIRMKIGVMFGNPETTTGGNALKFYASVRLDIRRTGSIKRGDEIVGNETRVKVVKNKVAPPFKQAEFAILYGEGISRESEIIELGVLHKLVEKAGAWYSYNNEKIGQGRDNVRDYLKTHQELAQEIEHKIREAVGLVEATTATAEAATPDKS